From one Phocaeicola salanitronis DSM 18170 genomic stretch:
- a CDS encoding Hsp70 family protein: protein MARVKIDYGIDLGTTNSAICRMEKGEPVIIKTDVLKDTMPSCISINKKGSIKAGDSAYNTMKLDKRRATKTWHTETSNTYIEFKRTMGTNTRYHCSNLNKDFTSEELSSEVLKSLKSFVTDETITSVVITVPAKFTVNQKTATMEAAKMAGFKRCELLQEPIAASMAYGLNADEKDGLWMVFDFGGGTFDAALLKVEDGIMQVFDTEGDNYLGGKNLDYAIVDSIIIPYLMENYNISSTITDADKKEVLRDAMKTYAEEAKNQLSFKDHEDIISNLGDLGEDEDGEEIELDLTITQAEAFDVMRPYFQKAVDICKNLLQRNHLSGSQINKLILVGGPTHSPLIRQMLKEQITPNVDTSIDPMTAVATGAALYASTLDAEINDDEIQIGTVKLELGYESTSVETSEWVSVKLSDGTSLSKVWVEFIRADKAWSSGKTEVDSTGNVIEANLLEGKPNSFSIVAYDDKGNAVPCFPSEITIIQGSKVGSAPLPYNIGIAIWDENKKRGVFKMAKGLEKNKPLPAVGVINDLKTSKQLRPGIDADILTIPIYQTDDFAEAEGKTAALYEYVADVTITGDDVDSLIPTDSPVDVTLKVDSSEQMKVEVHFLATDISVEKALDTTKKQSIEDADKEISKRLLDAQTSISRLEEADLPTTDLRTEIEKVKEEYANSSEKKMVLQHLKEVLRKIENLDSDTEWQRLEKELREEFDRLEKAQQNLGNNNTMQLVEQLSVQTDKVIREKNIKLGRDTLEEINSLFVHLTMIYQCIGLIRECHERFGSIRWSDAARALQLINWGMEKINTQPTVDNLHPIACSLIELMPENEAINTEGLLR, encoded by the coding sequence ATGGCAAGAGTAAAAATTGATTATGGAATAGACCTTGGTACAACCAATTCTGCGATTTGTAGAATGGAAAAAGGTGAACCGGTTATTATAAAGACTGATGTATTAAAAGACACTATGCCTTCATGTATCTCTATTAATAAAAAAGGTTCTATCAAGGCTGGCGATAGTGCTTACAATACGATGAAGCTGGACAAACGTCGTGCCACAAAAACTTGGCATACGGAAACTTCTAATACTTATATTGAATTTAAAAGAACAATGGGAACAAATACAAGATATCATTGTTCTAATCTTAATAAAGATTTTACCTCAGAAGAATTATCATCAGAAGTCTTGAAATCTTTAAAATCATTTGTTACTGATGAAACTATAACTTCTGTTGTTATCACCGTTCCTGCAAAATTCACGGTAAACCAAAAGACTGCAACTATGGAGGCGGCGAAAATGGCAGGTTTCAAGCGATGTGAATTACTGCAAGAGCCGATAGCCGCATCTATGGCTTATGGCTTGAATGCTGACGAGAAAGACGGACTATGGATGGTATTCGATTTCGGTGGAGGTACATTTGATGCAGCCTTACTCAAAGTGGAAGACGGTATTATGCAGGTGTTTGATACGGAAGGTGATAATTATTTAGGCGGAAAGAATCTTGATTACGCAATTGTGGATAGCATCATTATTCCTTACCTTATGGAAAACTATAATATAAGTTCTACTATTACAGATGCTGACAAGAAAGAGGTTTTACGTGATGCCATGAAAACCTATGCAGAGGAAGCAAAAAATCAATTATCATTCAAAGACCATGAAGACATCATCTCAAATCTTGGTGATTTAGGCGAAGATGAAGATGGGGAAGAAATAGAATTGGACCTCACCATTACGCAGGCAGAAGCTTTTGACGTAATGCGTCCTTATTTCCAAAAAGCAGTAGATATCTGCAAGAATCTGTTGCAACGTAATCATCTTTCCGGTTCACAAATAAATAAACTGATATTGGTGGGTGGGCCTACCCATAGTCCACTAATCCGACAAATGCTAAAAGAACAGATTACTCCGAATGTGGATACAAGTATTGACCCAATGACTGCCGTAGCTACCGGGGCAGCACTTTATGCCTCAACACTGGATGCAGAAATTAATGACGATGAGATACAGATAGGAACCGTAAAATTGGAGTTGGGATATGAATCAACCTCTGTCGAGACATCAGAATGGGTAAGTGTAAAACTATCAGACGGAACGTCTTTATCTAAAGTTTGGGTTGAATTTATCCGTGCTGATAAAGCGTGGTCAAGTGGGAAAACAGAAGTAGATTCTACGGGCAATGTGATAGAAGCAAATTTATTAGAAGGTAAACCGAACTCATTTAGTATCGTAGCGTATGATGACAAAGGCAATGCTGTTCCTTGTTTCCCTTCGGAAATAACTATTATACAAGGCTCTAAAGTCGGATCTGCGCCTTTGCCTTATAATATTGGTATCGCCATTTGGGACGAGAACAAGAAGCGAGGAGTATTTAAAATGGCCAAAGGATTGGAAAAGAATAAGCCTCTACCTGCTGTGGGTGTAATCAATGACTTAAAAACCTCAAAACAACTTCGCCCCGGCATAGATGCAGATATACTTACTATTCCTATTTATCAAACAGACGACTTTGCCGAAGCTGAAGGGAAAACGGCTGCTCTTTATGAGTATGTGGCAGATGTTACAATCACGGGCGATGATGTGGATAGTTTGATACCCACTGATAGCCCAGTGGATGTTACGCTTAAAGTGGACTCTTCCGAACAGATGAAAGTTGAAGTGCATTTTCTTGCTACTGATATTTCTGTAGAAAAGGCACTCGATACAACTAAGAAACAGTCTATCGAAGATGCTGATAAAGAAATAAGTAAAAGACTCTTGGATGCTCAAACAAGTATCTCTCGTTTAGAAGAAGCCGATCTTCCAACTACTGATTTGCGAACAGAAATAGAAAAAGTCAAAGAGGAATATGCCAATAGTTCCGAAAAGAAAATGGTATTACAACATCTGAAAGAAGTTTTGCGAAAGATTGAAAACCTTGATAGCGATACCGAATGGCAACGCTTGGAAAAAGAATTAAGAGAAGAATTTGATAGATTAGAAAAGGCGCAGCAAAATTTGGGCAATAATAATACAATGCAATTAGTAGAACAACTGAGTGTTCAAACGGATAAAGTTATCCGTGAAAAGAATATAAAGTTGGGACGTGATACACTTGAAGAGATAAATTCCTTATTCGTACACTTAACTATGATTTATCAATGTATAGGATTAATTAGAGAATGTCATGAACGATTTGGAAGTATTCGTTGGAGTGACGCTGCACGGGCACTTCAACTTATAAACTGGGGCATGGAAAAAATTAATACTCAACCTACTGTTGACAATCTACATCCTATAGCTTGTAGTTTGATAGAGCTTATGCCAGAAAATGAAGCTATAAATACGGAGGGATTATTAAGATAA